One genomic region from Bacillus sp. SLBN-46 encodes:
- a CDS encoding shikimate kinase, translated as MKNGDRSIVFIGFMGVGKTTVGKLVAKKLNRPFIDIDEEIEKEYQMPVSQIFNQIGEKDFRQREKGLISNLAEQEQKIISVGGGAFLQEEIRQVCLTSCIVIYLNLSLENWKNRLDLIIESRPVLQGKSKEEMEDLFYTRQAIYSQHHLKIETDNKAPNEIADEIVDTLVTNFGVKKR; from the coding sequence GTGAAAAACGGTGACAGAAGTATTGTATTTATTGGGTTTATGGGGGTTGGAAAGACAACAGTTGGTAAACTTGTGGCCAAAAAACTTAATCGTCCATTTATCGATATAGATGAAGAAATTGAAAAGGAATATCAAATGCCAGTCTCACAAATTTTTAATCAAATTGGTGAGAAGGATTTTAGACAGAGAGAGAAAGGTTTGATTTCCAATCTAGCTGAACAAGAGCAGAAGATTATTTCTGTTGGCGGGGGTGCTTTTTTACAGGAAGAAATCAGACAAGTATGCTTAACTTCATGCATTGTCATTTACCTCAATTTATCATTGGAAAACTGGAAAAATAGATTGGATTTGATTATTGAGAGCCGGCCTGTGTTACAAGGTAAATCAAAAGAGGAAATGGAAGATTTATTTTATACAAGACAAGCAATCTATTCACAGCATCATTTAAAAATAGAAACAGATAACAAAGCTCCAAATGAAATTGCAGACGAAATAGT
- the nikC gene encoding nickel transporter permease yields MAELAKSASDLSVKAVEEKLTPPWKEALQSFGKNKLAVAGLGIVVFFIIIAILAPVIAPYSYKEQVLSDRMLAPSSEHWFGTDDFGRDIFSRILYGARISLWVGFFSVLGSVVFGTMLGIVAGYYGRWVDAIISRIFDIMLAFPSILLAIAVVAILGPSLKNALIAIAVINIPNFGRLVRSKVLSVKQEEYIMAARAVGMRDTRILISHILPNSISPVIVQATLAIATAIIEAAALGFLGMGAQAPTPEWGKMLADSKNYITQAPWTLFFPGIAIMLTVLGFNLMGDGLRDILDPKMKN; encoded by the coding sequence GTGGCAGAACTTGCAAAAAGCGCATCAGATCTATCTGTGAAAGCTGTTGAAGAAAAGCTGACACCTCCCTGGAAGGAAGCCTTGCAGTCTTTTGGAAAAAATAAATTAGCGGTTGCTGGTTTAGGAATTGTTGTCTTCTTTATTATTATTGCTATCTTGGCTCCTGTCATTGCACCATATAGTTATAAGGAACAGGTGTTGTCCGACCGAATGTTGGCACCTTCCAGTGAACATTGGTTTGGAACAGATGATTTTGGACGAGATATCTTTTCGCGAATACTGTATGGTGCAAGAATATCGTTATGGGTAGGTTTTTTCTCTGTATTAGGTTCAGTTGTATTTGGAACAATGTTGGGAATTGTAGCAGGCTATTATGGCCGCTGGGTTGATGCAATTATCTCTCGAATTTTTGATATCATGCTCGCGTTTCCTAGTATTTTACTAGCCATTGCGGTTGTTGCTATCCTTGGGCCATCGTTGAAAAATGCCTTGATTGCCATTGCTGTTATTAATATTCCAAACTTTGGACGGCTAGTTCGCTCAAAAGTACTAAGTGTGAAGCAAGAAGAGTATATTATGGCTGCTAGAGCAGTTGGAATGAGAGATACACGGATTCTCATAAGTCATATTTTGCCAAATAGTATTTCTCCTGTTATTGTCCAGGCGACACTTGCCATCGCTACTGCCATTATTGAGGCTGCAGCTCTTGGCTTCCTTGGAATGGGGGCACAGGCTCCAACACCTGAGTGGGGTAAAATGCTAGCGGATTCGAAAAATTATATCACGCAGGCACCATGGACCTTATTCTTTCCGGGTATCGCCATTATGCTAACGGTTCTTGGCTTTAACCTTATGGGTGATGGCTTAAGGGATATCCTTGATCCGAAAATGAAGAATTAA
- a CDS encoding ABC transporter permease: MFTYTVRRVFSLVPVLFGMTLIVFAIIHAIPGNPAQVILGQRATKEAIATLTEQLGLNRPWYIQYGDYINALLHGDLGISLRTRGPINAEVWPYLAATLELSIVAMLIAIIIGVNAGIISAWFSRSWFDYGAMVFALVGVSMPIFWLGLMLQWAFAIDLGWLPTTGREDARDPVSAITNIYLLDTIMQGRFDQLVVVLKHIILPASALATIPMAIIARMTRATMLEVMKSDYIRTARAKGVSMFWVVYKHSLKNAVIPVLTIIGLQTGLLLGGAILTETIFGWPGIGRYLYDAIAYRDYPVIQSGILIIAAIFVLINLIVDLLYVFVDPRIKYTK, translated from the coding sequence TTGTTTACTTATACGGTCCGTCGTGTTTTTTCATTAGTTCCCGTATTATTTGGAATGACTCTCATTGTTTTTGCGATTATCCATGCGATTCCTGGTAATCCTGCACAGGTAATTCTTGGACAAAGGGCAACGAAAGAAGCGATTGCCACGCTAACAGAACAATTAGGATTGAATAGACCTTGGTACATACAATATGGAGATTATATTAATGCCCTCCTTCATGGGGATTTAGGAATTTCCCTTAGGACAAGGGGGCCTATTAATGCAGAGGTTTGGCCATATTTAGCAGCAACACTTGAATTATCAATTGTCGCTATGCTTATAGCCATTATCATAGGTGTAAATGCCGGAATTATCAGTGCTTGGTTTTCAAGATCTTGGTTCGATTATGGTGCGATGGTATTTGCTCTAGTCGGCGTTTCGATGCCAATATTTTGGCTAGGGTTAATGCTTCAATGGGCATTTGCTATTGATTTAGGATGGCTTCCAACGACAGGTAGGGAGGATGCTAGGGACCCTGTTTCAGCGATAACGAATATTTATTTGCTTGATACAATTATGCAAGGAAGATTTGATCAATTAGTTGTTGTTCTCAAGCACATCATTTTGCCAGCTTCAGCCCTTGCAACAATTCCGATGGCAATTATTGCGAGGATGACCCGTGCAACGATGCTTGAGGTAATGAAATCAGATTACATCCGTACAGCAAGAGCAAAGGGAGTAAGCATGTTTTGGGTGGTTTATAAGCACTCTTTAAAGAATGCGGTTATTCCTGTGCTTACCATTATCGGTTTACAAACGGGGCTTCTATTGGGAGGAGCGATTTTGACAGAAACGATCTTTGGCTGGCCGGGAATAGGCAGATATTTATATGACGCGATTGCCTATCGTGATTATCCTGTTATTCAGTCAGGGATTTTAATTATTGCAGCGATCTTTGTACTCATTAATTTAATCGTGGATCTTTTGTATGTATTTGTGGATCCAAGAATTAAATATACAAAATAG
- a CDS encoding ABC transporter substrate-binding protein, whose translation MKKKTFKLLLVSLLAISMFLVGCNSKSNSNEKDGKETSKGKDTLIYARGVDSTSLDPITTTEGDTFKVTENIFDTLLDYGEQDTTVHPKLAKSWEVSADSLTYTFKLQEGVKFHDGTDFNADAVVYNFDRWMNGDADKFPYYTMFGGYKADDGHVIKEVKAVDANTVQFVLKRPQAPFLKNLAMSPFGIASPAALKKYGDDFRNHPVGTGPFKFVEWKQNDRITLEKNADYWQKGLPKLNKVIFRVIPENTARLNALVNGEVDMMDGLNNSDSKTVTDNPNLQLIERPSMNVGYLGFTLTRKPFDNKLVRQALNHAIDKKAIIDAFYGGQAEPAKNPMPPSVEGYNDAIEEYPYDLEKAKALLKEAGYPDGFEMDLWAMPVARLYMPEAQKVAEVIQESFSKIGVKAKIQSVDWATYLDKAAKGEFDSYMLGWTGDNGDPDNFLYTLLDKDSIGANNYSFYSNDQLHDILIKAQQETDQAKRNDLYKQAQEIIHEDAPWIPLVHSRPLSAASKDVINYLPHPTGSEALDKVEFKK comes from the coding sequence ATGAAGAAAAAGACGTTTAAGCTGCTGTTAGTATCTTTATTAGCCATCAGCATGTTCCTGGTTGGCTGTAACAGCAAAAGCAATAGTAATGAAAAAGATGGCAAAGAAACGAGTAAAGGAAAAGATACGTTAATCTATGCCCGTGGTGTAGATTCTACGTCACTTGATCCAATCACAACCACTGAAGGGGATACCTTCAAAGTAACAGAAAATATTTTTGATACGTTGTTAGATTACGGTGAGCAAGATACAACAGTACACCCGAAGCTTGCAAAAAGCTGGGAGGTAAGTGCTGACTCATTAACTTATACTTTCAAGCTGCAAGAAGGAGTAAAGTTCCATGACGGCACTGATTTTAATGCCGATGCAGTTGTGTATAACTTTGATCGCTGGATGAATGGCGACGCTGATAAATTCCCTTACTACACCATGTTTGGAGGATACAAAGCCGACGATGGTCACGTTATCAAAGAGGTTAAAGCGGTTGATGCCAATACGGTTCAATTTGTGTTGAAAAGACCTCAAGCCCCATTCTTAAAGAACTTGGCAATGTCACCATTCGGAATTGCCAGCCCAGCAGCTCTTAAGAAATACGGCGACGATTTCAGAAACCATCCAGTTGGAACAGGTCCATTCAAATTTGTCGAGTGGAAACAAAATGACCGAATTACCCTTGAAAAGAATGCAGATTACTGGCAAAAGGGATTACCTAAGTTAAACAAAGTTATTTTCCGTGTCATTCCAGAAAACACAGCAAGACTTAATGCCTTAGTTAACGGCGAAGTCGACATGATGGACGGTTTAAATAATTCTGATTCTAAGACGGTTACAGATAACCCGAATCTTCAATTAATCGAGCGTCCTTCAATGAACGTAGGATACTTAGGTTTTACATTAACTCGTAAACCGTTCGACAACAAACTAGTTCGTCAAGCTTTAAACCATGCAATTGATAAGAAGGCAATTATTGATGCATTCTACGGCGGCCAAGCAGAGCCTGCTAAAAATCCAATGCCACCTTCAGTTGAAGGCTATAATGATGCTATAGAAGAATATCCTTATGACTTAGAAAAGGCAAAAGCATTATTAAAAGAAGCTGGATACCCAGATGGATTTGAAATGGATCTATGGGCAATGCCGGTTGCACGTCTGTACATGCCTGAAGCACAAAAGGTTGCTGAGGTCATTCAGGAAAGCTTTAGCAAAATTGGCGTAAAAGCCAAAATCCAATCTGTTGACTGGGCTACTTATTTAGACAAAGCAGCAAAAGGTGAATTTGACTCTTATATGCTTGGTTGGACAGGTGACAATGGTGACCCTGATAACTTCTTATACACGTTGTTAGATAAGGACAGCATTGGAGCAAATAACTATTCATTCTATAGTAACGACCAATTACATGACATTTTAATAAAAGCTCAACAAGAAACTGATCAGGCGAAGCGTAACGATCTTTACAAACAAGCTCAAGAAATCATCCATGAAGATGCTCCGTGGATACCGCTTGTACACTCTAGACCACTGTCTGCAGCAAGTAAAGATGTTATCAATTATTTACCGCACCCAACAGGTTCTGAAGCTCTCGACAAAGTCGAATTTAAAAAATAA
- a CDS encoding dipeptide ABC transporter ATP-binding protein codes for MSELLLEVNGLKKYFPITGGILGRKQGEVKAVDDVSFYVKKGETLGIVGESGCGKSTTGRLLMRLIEASDGKIVFEDKEITSLSKSELRKTRRDIQMVFQDPYASLNPRHSIEQILEEPLIVHGIGTKAERKKQVREMLEVVGLSSYHAKRYPHQFSGGQRQRIGIAKALMTKPKLIIADEPVSALDVSIQAQVLNLMKEIQKEFQLTYIFIAHDLGVVRHISDRVGVMYLGRLIELAESEELYENPKHPYTKALLSAVPIPDPDVKKKTILIEGELPSPANPPSGCAFHTRCKECMDICKTTRPQESNLNGHIVACHLYNQ; via the coding sequence ATGTCGGAGTTACTTCTTGAGGTAAACGGACTGAAAAAATACTTTCCAATTACAGGCGGCATTTTGGGAAGGAAGCAAGGAGAAGTCAAAGCGGTTGATGATGTTTCTTTTTATGTGAAAAAAGGAGAGACCTTAGGAATCGTAGGGGAAAGTGGTTGCGGAAAATCAACGACTGGCCGACTACTCATGCGCTTAATCGAAGCAAGTGACGGGAAGATCGTTTTTGAAGATAAAGAGATTACCAGCTTGTCAAAGTCTGAGTTAAGAAAAACACGAAGAGATATCCAAATGGTGTTCCAGGATCCCTATGCATCATTAAACCCGAGGCATTCTATCGAGCAGATTCTTGAGGAGCCTTTGATTGTTCATGGAATAGGGACAAAAGCGGAACGGAAGAAGCAAGTAAGAGAGATGCTCGAGGTGGTAGGTTTAAGCAGCTACCATGCGAAACGATATCCTCATCAATTTAGCGGCGGGCAGCGTCAGCGTATTGGAATTGCCAAGGCATTAATGACAAAACCAAAGTTAATTATTGCGGATGAACCTGTATCTGCACTTGATGTATCGATTCAGGCTCAAGTTCTCAACCTGATGAAGGAAATCCAAAAGGAATTTCAACTTACCTACATATTTATCGCACATGATCTTGGGGTGGTTCGCCATATTAGTGATCGTGTGGGTGTCATGTATTTAGGAAGATTAATAGAGTTAGCTGAGAGTGAGGAGCTTTACGAGAATCCCAAGCATCCTTACACAAAAGCACTTCTTTCTGCAGTACCGATACCAGATCCTGATGTTAAGAAGAAAACGATTTTAATTGAAGGGGAGCTTCCTAGTCCAGCTAATCCTCCTTCAGGCTGTGCCTTCCATACAAGATGCAAGGAATGTATGGACATTTGCAAAACTACTAGACCGCAGGAAAGCAATCTCAATGGTCATATTGTAGCCTGTCACTTATATAACCAGTGA
- a CDS encoding ABC transporter ATP-binding protein has protein sequence MDKDPILRIKDLKVSFQSGKKLVPAVDGISFDLRDGEILGIVGESGSGKSVTSLATMGLIPSPPGKIENGEIIFEGRDLKNISEKEWRKIRGNQISMIFQEPMTSLNPLFTIGNQLMEAIKLHTNLTKVQIKQRCIELLKLVGIPRAEGILKEYPHQLSGGMRQRVMIAMAMACNPKVLIADEPTTALDVTIQAQILALMKDLNQKTNTSIILITHDLGVVAEICERVIVMYSGQIVEQGDVRTILKNPQHPYTIGLLKSVPDLRGKKERLYSIPGTVPTPGSIHKGCRFAARCSEVLSQCYEETPQLYKTEKDGHEVRCFLHTLKGSDKHVGVTS, from the coding sequence GTGGACAAAGATCCTATTCTTCGCATAAAGGATTTAAAGGTATCTTTTCAATCAGGGAAGAAGCTTGTCCCAGCTGTGGATGGTATTAGTTTTGATTTAAGGGACGGAGAAATCCTTGGAATCGTAGGGGAATCAGGAAGTGGGAAAAGTGTTACGTCCTTAGCTACGATGGGCCTAATTCCTTCTCCTCCAGGAAAAATCGAGAATGGAGAAATTATTTTTGAAGGAAGAGACCTGAAAAACATTTCGGAAAAAGAGTGGCGGAAGATCCGCGGAAATCAAATATCAATGATTTTCCAAGAACCCATGACGTCATTAAATCCCTTATTTACGATAGGGAATCAACTAATGGAAGCCATCAAATTACATACTAACCTAACAAAGGTCCAAATTAAGCAGCGTTGTATTGAACTACTAAAATTAGTCGGAATTCCACGGGCAGAAGGAATTCTTAAAGAATATCCACACCAGTTATCAGGAGGAATGAGACAAAGGGTTATGATTGCCATGGCTATGGCCTGTAATCCAAAGGTGCTCATTGCGGACGAGCCCACAACGGCTCTTGATGTAACTATTCAAGCCCAGATTCTCGCACTAATGAAGGATTTAAACCAAAAGACGAATACTTCCATCATTTTAATTACGCATGATTTAGGTGTGGTAGCGGAAATCTGTGAACGAGTCATTGTTATGTACTCAGGCCAAATCGTCGAACAAGGTGATGTACGGACAATTCTCAAAAATCCTCAGCATCCTTACACTATTGGATTGCTAAAATCAGTTCCCGATTTAAGAGGGAAAAAGGAGCGGCTTTACAGTATTCCTGGAACAGTTCCTACACCAGGGTCTATTCACAAGGGATGCCGATTTGCCGCAAGATGTTCTGAGGTATTATCACAATGCTATGAAGAAACGCCACAATTATATAAAACGGAAAAAGACGGACATGAAGTACGCTGTTTCCTACATACATTGAAGGGGAGTGACAAACATGTCGGAGTTACTTCTTGA
- a CDS encoding acyl-CoA dehydrogenase family protein has product MNIASQGTEKRGENTYTFDAFVEKRDNLDWYQDEPFLQKTVKHFTASRYEQIHKKIMEFSPTVSNEWNRLAERTARPEVRPYMLHYDAFNHRIDRVVRPMEVHKLEQGVFGEGLFSSQIEPWESFVKRMLIHQLGEAGVTCPMTCTHGLIALLDQFPNEEYPELQTILQHSKEGINGEFAIGAQFMSEIQGGSDLPANLLEAVPEGKNFRLYGNKFFCSVAHADYSVVTAKVTGTNKVSTFIVPSWLPGDKEKEKRNGYQINRIKWKMGTAEVPTGEIQYNGSLAYPIGPLDKGVAVAVGIVLTLSRLEIGIACAGFMLRASREAKLYSDFRTVFGKKVKDYPLAASKLKRIENAAERTTAGAFKIYDLFLKLEKPLNPGLKSNHPLEVQKQLFNLRELILLQKICVTNEGAEVLREAMSVFAGHGVMEEFSSLPRIFRDVVVNEQWEGPRNLLLTQIYRDLQRVSDWYAPADFVESVLEGASGGTIKQFTEQLEDLLQRPVLGEVSEAAIEAAEEWDSFCDSFFKTYQRIALTEMK; this is encoded by the coding sequence ATGAACATCGCTTCTCAAGGCACTGAAAAAAGAGGAGAAAATACCTATACATTTGATGCATTTGTTGAAAAGCGCGACAACCTGGATTGGTATCAAGATGAGCCATTTTTACAAAAAACAGTGAAACATTTTACTGCGAGTCGGTATGAACAAATCCATAAAAAGATTATGGAATTTTCACCTACAGTCTCTAATGAATGGAATCGTCTAGCTGAACGAACGGCCAGACCAGAGGTACGTCCGTATATGCTCCACTATGATGCGTTTAACCATCGAATTGACCGGGTTGTCCGTCCGATGGAAGTCCACAAGCTTGAACAAGGCGTTTTCGGTGAAGGGTTATTTTCTAGTCAAATAGAGCCGTGGGAGAGCTTTGTGAAGAGAATGTTAATTCACCAATTAGGAGAGGCTGGGGTAACTTGTCCTATGACATGTACACATGGACTCATTGCCCTCCTTGATCAATTTCCAAATGAAGAGTATCCAGAACTTCAAACTATTTTACAGCATTCAAAAGAAGGAATTAATGGAGAGTTTGCCATAGGGGCACAGTTTATGTCAGAAATTCAAGGTGGTTCTGACTTGCCGGCTAATCTTCTTGAGGCAGTTCCTGAGGGAAAAAATTTCCGCTTATATGGAAATAAATTCTTCTGTTCGGTAGCCCATGCTGATTATTCTGTTGTGACAGCAAAAGTGACGGGCACGAACAAAGTTTCAACCTTTATTGTCCCGTCCTGGCTACCGGGGGACAAAGAGAAGGAAAAAAGAAATGGCTATCAAATTAATCGAATAAAATGGAAAATGGGCACGGCTGAAGTACCAACAGGTGAAATTCAGTACAATGGTTCACTTGCCTATCCAATCGGTCCATTAGATAAAGGCGTTGCAGTGGCTGTAGGGATCGTCCTTACCCTGTCCCGTTTGGAAATTGGGATTGCCTGTGCTGGGTTTATGCTTCGGGCATCAAGAGAAGCGAAGTTATATAGTGATTTCCGGACGGTTTTTGGAAAAAAAGTAAAGGATTATCCGCTTGCGGCTAGCAAATTAAAACGGATTGAAAATGCGGCCGAGCGTACCACAGCGGGTGCATTTAAAATATATGATTTGTTCTTGAAGCTAGAGAAGCCACTAAACCCAGGATTAAAATCGAATCATCCGCTGGAAGTTCAAAAACAGCTCTTCAATCTACGGGAACTGATTTTATTGCAAAAAATATGTGTGACTAATGAAGGAGCCGAAGTATTACGCGAGGCCATGTCCGTTTTCGCTGGACATGGAGTAATGGAGGAGTTCTCCTCGCTGCCACGTATTTTCCGAGATGTAGTGGTCAATGAGCAATGGGAAGGGCCGCGTAATTTATTGTTAACACAAATATACCGTGATCTCCAAAGAGTATCAGATTGGTATGCTCCCGCTGATTTTGTGGAAAGTGTATTGGAAGGGGCATCTGGAGGAACGATTAAGCAGTTCACCGAACAATTAGAAGATCTACTGCAAAGACCTGTGTTAGGAGAGGTAAGCGAAGCCGCAATCGAAGCAGCTGAAGAATGGGATTCATTTTGTGATTCATTCTTCAAAACCTATCAAAGAATAGCATTAACAGAAATGAAATAA
- a CDS encoding MerR family transcriptional regulator, giving the protein MEYTVQKLAQLAGVSTRTLRYYDEIGILKPARINSSGYRIYGQAEVDRLQQIMFYRELDISLESIKEIITAHDFDGAAALREHRKKLLERKEQLDRLIANVDKTIALTEGRIEMSNKEKFEGFKKKVIEDNEKKYGKEIRTKYGKDTVDQSNAKLQNMTEEQYDHATKLAEEVTKTLAEAFKTGDPAGELAQKAADLHKQWLCFYWNEYSKEAHAGLAQMYVDDERFTAYYDKEQPGTAEFLRDAIHIYTGLKKFACRG; this is encoded by the coding sequence ATGGAGTATACAGTGCAAAAGCTGGCACAATTGGCGGGAGTAAGTACCAGAACCCTTCGGTACTATGATGAAATTGGAATTCTTAAGCCGGCAAGAATAAATTCATCAGGCTATCGAATTTACGGGCAAGCAGAAGTGGACCGCCTGCAGCAAATCATGTTTTATCGAGAACTAGACATCAGCTTAGAAAGCATAAAGGAAATCATAACTGCCCATGATTTTGATGGTGCCGCTGCACTTAGAGAACATCGTAAAAAACTCCTTGAGAGAAAAGAACAATTAGATCGCTTAATTGCCAATGTAGATAAAACAATTGCCTTAACAGAAGGGAGAATAGAGATGTCTAATAAAGAAAAATTCGAAGGCTTTAAGAAAAAAGTGATTGAAGACAACGAGAAAAAGTACGGAAAGGAAATTCGTACAAAGTACGGAAAAGACACGGTTGACCAATCCAATGCGAAACTGCAGAACATGACGGAAGAACAATATGACCATGCTACAAAGTTAGCAGAAGAAGTGACTAAAACCCTAGCAGAGGCGTTCAAGACGGGAGATCCCGCAGGTGAACTTGCTCAAAAAGCGGCTGACCTTCACAAGCAGTGGTTATGTTTTTATTGGAATGAATATAGCAAGGAGGCACATGCCGGCCTTGCCCAAATGTATGTAGATGATGAACGATTTACCGCCTATTATGATAAAGAACAGCCTGGTACGGCAGAATTTTTAAGAGATGCCATTCACATTTACACAGGTTTGAAAAAATTTGCCTGTCGGGGCTGA
- a CDS encoding EthD family reductase produces MAKLYVIYNQPKDQEGFEQYYYNVHIPLVQKLPHLKGAEVHRVLQAQNTAEPLYLFAELHFDNPAELSQALSSPEGQEVQGDVLNLMRFLDKPPVISIVD; encoded by the coding sequence ATGGCAAAACTTTACGTTATTTATAATCAACCTAAGGATCAGGAGGGATTTGAACAATATTATTACAATGTACATATACCCTTAGTACAAAAACTTCCTCATCTTAAAGGTGCTGAAGTTCATCGTGTCTTACAAGCTCAAAACACTGCTGAACCGTTATACCTCTTTGCCGAGCTTCATTTTGATAATCCCGCTGAATTAAGCCAAGCATTATCATCCCCCGAGGGACAGGAAGTTCAAGGCGACGTTTTAAATCTGATGAGATTTTTGGATAAACCACCGGTAATTTCAATAGTAGATTAA
- a CDS encoding DoxX family protein, translated as MMKLIRYSVAYVFIISGVMKLVNTELANGFLSLGLPYSHILLKVVILLEIGCGVLLLLDKAVNHAVIPLITIMIVALLLTKFPLLHTGFLTFAFHARLDIVMLALLIILYKRSPN; from the coding sequence ATGATGAAGCTAATCCGCTATTCTGTCGCATATGTATTTATAATCTCAGGAGTTATGAAATTAGTTAACACTGAACTTGCCAATGGGTTTCTTAGCTTAGGTTTACCCTATTCCCACATCCTGTTAAAAGTCGTCATCCTACTTGAGATTGGGTGCGGGGTATTACTATTGTTAGATAAGGCGGTTAACCATGCTGTAATCCCCTTAATAACAATCATGATAGTTGCACTACTATTAACTAAATTTCCACTCTTGCATACTGGCTTTTTAACATTTGCCTTTCATGCACGGTTAGATATTGTGATGCTTGCCCTGCTGATAATTCTCTATAAACGCTCTCCAAATTAA
- a CDS encoding UvrB/UvrC motif-containing protein, protein MGEKFFKEAIPVVLKKKIKDLPSSPGVYLMKDSSDRVIYVGKAKNLKNRVRSYFQNTKAHSQKIKKLKANINDFQLILTDTEFEAFMLECKLIKEIKPIFNKKMKNPTSYTYIRFHKRNTHWTIDLSNTIEKDGSLYFGPYPSKHTVEKALQGMKEFLKIDCGNPNKGTPCLNYSLDLCIGICFNEDSRKQYNERLQKMMDFLQGTDTEVLQKLKQKMIDASNNYDFETAAKYRDTLDAIQSLIYKVKVIEFTEANKNIALIEYIEDATLKLFLIKGNRVLFSEKYKIEKENSEQLVEKIKANILKHFKSFSNHSSIEVSKGEIDEAQIIYSYLNSSSCKYVVIDDKWLEFDHQTNIDSSILYTLLK, encoded by the coding sequence ATGGGAGAAAAGTTTTTCAAAGAGGCGATTCCTGTGGTGCTTAAAAAAAAGATAAAAGACCTCCCCTCTTCCCCTGGGGTTTATCTAATGAAGGATTCTTCTGATAGGGTCATTTATGTGGGTAAAGCCAAAAACCTTAAAAATCGAGTACGCTCATACTTTCAAAACACTAAGGCACATTCTCAGAAAATAAAGAAGTTGAAGGCAAACATCAATGATTTTCAACTGATCCTGACCGATACAGAATTCGAAGCATTTATGTTGGAATGTAAACTGATCAAAGAAATCAAACCCATTTTTAATAAAAAAATGAAAAATCCCACTTCCTATACCTATATCCGGTTTCACAAAAGAAACACCCATTGGACTATTGATTTATCAAACACAATTGAGAAGGATGGCAGCCTTTATTTCGGTCCCTATCCAAGTAAACATACAGTTGAAAAAGCACTCCAAGGAATGAAAGAATTTCTAAAAATAGACTGTGGCAATCCAAACAAGGGCACGCCTTGTTTGAACTATTCCTTAGATTTATGTATCGGTATTTGTTTTAATGAAGATTCACGCAAACAATACAATGAACGGTTGCAAAAAATGATGGATTTCCTTCAAGGGACGGATACCGAAGTCCTTCAAAAATTGAAACAAAAAATGATAGATGCCTCAAACAACTATGATTTTGAAACAGCCGCAAAATACCGAGATACTCTGGATGCGATTCAATCGCTCATCTATAAAGTAAAGGTGATTGAATTTACAGAAGCGAATAAAAATATCGCTCTCATCGAATATATAGAAGATGCCACCTTGAAACTTTTTCTGATCAAAGGGAACCGTGTTCTTTTTAGTGAAAAATATAAAATAGAGAAAGAGAATTCAGAGCAGTTGGTCGAGAAGATTAAGGCGAATATATTAAAGCACTTTAAGAGTTTTAGCAATCATTCATCCATTGAAGTTAGCAAAGGTGAAATCGATGAAGCACAAATCATTTATAGCTATTTAAACAGCAGTTCGTGTAAATATGTGGTTATTGACGATAAATGGTTAGAATTCGACCACCAAACGAATATAGATTCTTCTATATTATATACACTGCTAAAATGA